From one Nocardioides yefusunii genomic stretch:
- a CDS encoding VOC family protein — protein sequence MSRHHRIDYVELAAPDLEASKRFYGDVFGWTFVDYGPGYAGIACPDSSGEIGGLDAAGTPGVGSPLVIIYSDDLDATHAEVSAAGGKPAEPYTFPGGRRFHFSDPAGNELAVWATH from the coding sequence ATGTCTCGCCACCACCGCATCGACTACGTGGAACTGGCCGCCCCCGATCTGGAGGCGTCCAAGCGCTTCTACGGCGACGTCTTCGGGTGGACGTTCGTCGACTACGGACCCGGGTACGCCGGGATCGCCTGCCCCGACTCGTCAGGAGAGATCGGCGGCCTCGACGCTGCCGGCACGCCCGGCGTCGGGTCTCCGCTGGTGATCATCTACTCCGACGACCTCGACGCGACCCACGCCGAGGTCTCAGCCGCGGGTGGCAAGCCGGCCGAGCCGTACACGTTCCCCGGTGGACGTCGGTTCCACTTCTCCGACCCGGCCGGCAACGAACTGGCGGTCTGGGCGACGCACTGA
- a CDS encoding lycopene cyclase domain-containing protein, with the protein MSLLYLTFLLVSLVCMGTIDARFKLFLFRRPRVALPVVVAGFVLFVVWDLVAIATDMYAKGESRAMTGIDVAPHLPIEELVFITFLTYITGVIHFGFLRLLDVGLLPRAVAEGQGKR; encoded by the coding sequence GTGAGTCTGCTCTACCTCACGTTCCTGCTCGTCTCCCTGGTCTGCATGGGGACGATCGACGCCCGGTTCAAGCTCTTCCTCTTCCGACGTCCGCGGGTGGCGCTGCCGGTCGTCGTCGCCGGGTTCGTGCTCTTCGTGGTCTGGGACCTGGTCGCGATCGCCACCGACATGTACGCCAAGGGCGAGTCCCGCGCCATGACCGGGATCGACGTCGCCCCGCACCTCCCGATCGAGGAACTGGTCTTCATCACCTTCCTGACCTACATCACCGGCGTCATCCACTTCGGCTTCCTGCGTCTTCTCGACGTCGGCCTGCTTCCGCGGGCCGTGGCAGAGGGGCAGGGGAAGCGATGA
- a CDS encoding prenyltransferase, producing the protein MTSTTTALEASVTRQRGIWSTVGTVLGSSRPLSWVNTAFPFGAAYLLVGGEVDIAFWVGVVFFLVPYNLAMYGINDVFDYESDLRNPRKGGVEGVVLDRSIHRVTLWSAALSCLPFVVVLLALGGFTSALVLAVSLFAVVAYSMAGLRFKEKPFLDSVTSATHFVSPAAYGLVLAADRGVAADWSLGVWGALVGFFLWGMGSHAFGAVQDVRADREGGLASIGTVMGARTTVWFALGCYVVGGLALLAMPWPGTLAAVLVLPYVANVVPYLGITDGDCERANDGWKRFLWLNFLAGFLATQLMIVSAMGWL; encoded by the coding sequence ATGACCAGCACGACCACCGCTCTGGAGGCTTCCGTGACGCGGCAGCGTGGCATCTGGAGCACGGTGGGGACGGTGCTGGGGTCGTCGCGTCCGTTGTCCTGGGTCAACACCGCGTTCCCGTTCGGTGCCGCCTACCTGCTCGTCGGAGGAGAGGTGGACATCGCCTTCTGGGTCGGCGTCGTCTTCTTCCTGGTCCCCTACAACCTCGCGATGTACGGGATCAACGACGTCTTCGACTACGAGTCCGACCTGCGCAACCCGCGCAAGGGAGGCGTCGAGGGCGTCGTCCTGGACCGTTCGATCCACCGGGTGACGTTGTGGTCAGCCGCATTGAGCTGCCTGCCGTTCGTCGTCGTCCTGCTCGCGCTGGGTGGGTTCACCTCCGCTCTGGTGCTGGCCGTGAGCCTCTTCGCGGTGGTGGCGTACTCGATGGCCGGACTGCGGTTCAAGGAGAAGCCGTTCCTGGACTCGGTCACCTCCGCGACCCACTTCGTCAGCCCGGCTGCCTACGGCCTCGTGCTGGCCGCTGACCGCGGCGTCGCAGCGGACTGGTCGCTGGGCGTGTGGGGTGCGTTGGTCGGGTTCTTCCTGTGGGGCATGGGCTCGCACGCCTTTGGCGCCGTCCAGGACGTGCGCGCCGACCGTGAGGGCGGACTCGCCTCGATCGGCACTGTGATGGGGGCGCGCACCACCGTCTGGTTCGCGCTCGGGTGCTACGTCGTGGGCGGTCTGGCGTTGCTGGCGATGCCGTGGCCCGGGACGCTGGCCGCGGTGCTGGTGCTGCCCTACGTCGCCAACGTGGTGCCCTACCTGGGCATCACCGACGGCGACTGCGAGCGCGCCAATGACGGCTGGAAGCGTTTCCTCTGGCTCAACTTCCTGGCCGGCTTCCTGGCCACGCAGCTGATGATCGTCTCGGCGATGGGCTGGCTCTGA
- a CDS encoding enoyl-CoA hydratase/isomerase family protein: MTASSSDRGCTVTTHDRLVHLRWDGTRANALGADRYDVLVETLQRLDEGHVLLVTAAGRHFSAGQDLEEWNHGLSAGMTAQILRRGTDAVLGLLETPATVVVGVNGAAVGGGALVAAAADLVVLADDARLRVPELELGMPLGASVLARLVGNPAARRLSLTGAWCPAREVAVHGGVEVVEPPSVLERATELARRCLDQDPVARAAARNLFGDGERRRVAALYRAEVEATLRLFS; this comes from the coding sequence ATGACCGCCTCGTCCTCGGATCGCGGTTGCACGGTCACCACTCACGACCGTCTGGTCCATCTGCGGTGGGACGGCACCCGAGCCAACGCGCTCGGGGCCGACCGGTACGACGTCCTCGTCGAGACCCTGCAGAGGCTCGACGAGGGGCACGTCCTGCTCGTCACTGCCGCAGGGCGTCACTTCAGTGCCGGTCAGGACCTCGAGGAGTGGAATCACGGGTTGAGTGCCGGCATGACCGCCCAGATCCTGCGCCGCGGGACCGATGCCGTCCTCGGGCTCCTGGAGACGCCGGCGACCGTCGTCGTGGGCGTCAACGGTGCCGCTGTCGGCGGTGGCGCTCTCGTGGCGGCCGCCGCCGATCTGGTGGTGCTGGCCGACGACGCACGGCTGCGCGTGCCCGAACTCGAACTGGGCATGCCGTTGGGCGCCTCTGTCCTGGCCAGGCTGGTCGGCAACCCCGCTGCCCGACGTCTGAGCCTCACCGGCGCGTGGTGCCCGGCCCGGGAGGTCGCTGTGCACGGAGGTGTCGAGGTCGTGGAGCCGCCATCGGTTCTGGAACGTGCCACCGAACTGGCACGTCGATGCCTTGACCAGGACCCGGTTGCCCGGGCCGCAGCCCGAAACTTGTTCGGTGACGGCGAGCGTCGTCGCGTCGCCGCGCTCTATCGAGCCGAGGTCGAGGCCACCCTGCGCCTGTTCAGCTGA
- a CDS encoding lycopene cyclase domain-containing protein — protein MTYAGLVALFLAASAVPFVAAVLLRRPGRRWWAAQGLTLLALGVLTAVFDSLMIAADLFRYEESHLSGLHVWLAPVEDFAWPLAAVMVVPSLTLLLDRTAGDLPARSQEDA, from the coding sequence ATGACCTACGCCGGACTCGTCGCCCTGTTCCTGGCCGCCTCCGCCGTCCCGTTCGTCGCCGCTGTGCTGCTGCGACGCCCGGGGCGACGGTGGTGGGCCGCCCAAGGGCTCACCCTGCTGGCCCTGGGGGTTCTCACGGCCGTCTTCGACTCCCTCATGATCGCTGCCGACCTGTTCCGTTACGAGGAGAGCCACCTGTCGGGCCTCCACGTCTGGTTGGCTCCTGTCGAGGACTTCGCCTGGCCCCTGGCCGCGGTGATGGTGGTTCCGTCGCTGACGCTGCTCCTCGACCGCACCGCGGGGGACCTTCCCGCACGTTCCCAGGAGGACGCATGA
- a CDS encoding acyl-CoA dehydrogenase family protein, translated as MPISPTQTASPEELSALRDAVRAVSQKYGHDYFVTSSGDGSNARAFWGELGSIGALGVAIPEEFGGGGQGLEALAVVAEEIAANGLPMMLIALSPAVCATMLADHGSAAQQQEWLPDLATGEKILAFAITEPDAGSNTHNITTKAVFEDGQWVITGQKYYVSHVDNSDALVVIAQAEGGPDGLPAGPKAFLVPSDAPGLTRTEIPVEITSPESQYSLFFDRVQVAGDAIVGGEKGLGVLFSGLNPERILSAALLNGISRYAIDKAVAYARERSVWGQPIGAHQAIAHPLARAETRLAAARLLTLESARAADRGEPGGVAAAMAKVEASETAAMALDAAIQTHGGNGMAREYGLSTLSGLVRLFRIAPVSTEMMLNHISHKALKLPRSY; from the coding sequence ATGCCCATCAGCCCTACTCAGACCGCCTCGCCCGAGGAGCTTTCCGCGCTGCGCGACGCCGTGCGCGCCGTGAGCCAGAAGTACGGCCACGACTACTTCGTGACCAGCAGCGGGGACGGGAGCAACGCCCGTGCGTTCTGGGGCGAACTGGGAAGCATCGGCGCGCTCGGCGTCGCGATTCCCGAGGAGTTCGGTGGCGGCGGCCAAGGGCTCGAAGCGCTCGCCGTCGTGGCTGAGGAGATTGCTGCCAACGGCCTACCGATGATGCTCATCGCACTCTCGCCCGCGGTGTGTGCCACGATGCTCGCCGACCACGGCAGCGCGGCTCAGCAGCAGGAATGGCTTCCCGACCTGGCAACGGGGGAGAAGATCCTCGCCTTCGCGATCACCGAACCCGACGCCGGGTCCAACACCCACAACATCACCACCAAGGCCGTCTTCGAGGACGGTCAATGGGTGATCACGGGTCAGAAGTACTACGTCTCCCATGTCGACAACAGCGATGCTCTGGTCGTCATCGCCCAGGCCGAAGGTGGTCCGGATGGGCTCCCCGCCGGCCCCAAGGCCTTTCTGGTGCCTTCGGACGCGCCCGGCCTGACCCGCACCGAGATCCCGGTGGAGATCACCTCGCCCGAGAGCCAGTACTCGCTCTTCTTCGACCGAGTCCAGGTCGCTGGCGACGCCATCGTGGGCGGCGAGAAGGGCCTCGGTGTTCTCTTCAGCGGGCTCAACCCTGAGCGCATCCTCAGTGCCGCACTCCTCAATGGCATCAGCCGCTACGCCATCGACAAGGCTGTCGCCTACGCCCGTGAACGCTCGGTGTGGGGCCAGCCGATCGGTGCACACCAAGCCATCGCCCACCCCCTCGCTCGCGCCGAGACGCGACTCGCGGCCGCGCGCTTGCTCACCCTCGAGTCGGCCCGCGCCGCCGATCGCGGTGAACCCGGCGGAGTTGCAGCAGCGATGGCGAAGGTGGAGGCGTCCGAGACCGCCGCGATGGCACTCGACGCCGCGATCCAGACCCACGGCGGCAACGGCATGGCGCGTGAGTACGGGCTCAGCACCTTGTCCGGCCTCGTGCGCTTGTTCCGCATTGCTCCGGTCAGCACCGAGATGATGCTCAACCACATCTCGCACAAGGCCCTGAAGCTTCCCCGGTCCTACTGA
- the crtI gene encoding phytoene desaturase family protein, whose product MSRRTTPLRRPRHDVTGARSAVVIGGGVAGLATAALLAADGLEVELLEQRDELGGRAGSWEKDGFRFDTGPSWYLMPEVFDHFYKLLGTSAAEQLDLTVLDPGYRVYYQDHDAPLETRVSRGDNVAVFDAVEPGAGAALEKYLDAAEETYRLAIEHFLYTSFEHVGDVVNADVLRHAKTLAPMLLRSLKSYVGSQFSDERLRQVLGYPAVFLGGAPERIPALYSLMSRMDLDDGVLYPQGGFAAFVDTLVALAQANGVVIQTGATATAITTTAGENGSATPSVTGVRWTDDSGRQVWSPADLVVGAADLHHVETQLLPAALQSYPASYWEKQDPGPGAVLLYLGVQGELPELTHHTMFFTTDWQTNFDGVLGDRRGRNKYVPTPASSYVCKPSATDAGVAPEGHENVFVLVPVPADVTLGRGGEDGAGDPEVEKIADAAIAQIAEWAGVPDLAERIVVRRTVGPGDFAADLNAWSGTMLGPGHRLSQSAFFRTKNASRKVDGLLYAGCSTLPGIGLPMCLISAELVLKRVRGDRRGGALPEPFAHCPEMPSRGTDVPENAGVEA is encoded by the coding sequence ATGAGCCGCCGCACCACCCCGCTGCGCCGTCCCCGCCACGACGTCACCGGCGCCCGCAGCGCCGTGGTCATCGGTGGGGGAGTCGCGGGCCTCGCCACCGCCGCCCTGCTCGCCGCGGACGGACTCGAGGTCGAACTCCTCGAACAGCGCGACGAACTCGGCGGCCGGGCAGGCTCCTGGGAGAAGGACGGGTTCCGTTTCGACACCGGCCCGTCGTGGTACCTGATGCCCGAGGTGTTCGATCACTTCTACAAGTTGCTCGGCACCAGCGCCGCCGAACAGTTGGACCTCACCGTCCTCGACCCCGGCTACCGGGTCTACTACCAGGACCACGACGCCCCGCTGGAGACCCGCGTGTCCCGAGGTGACAACGTCGCGGTCTTCGACGCCGTGGAGCCCGGCGCCGGGGCAGCACTGGAGAAGTATCTCGATGCAGCCGAGGAGACCTACCGGCTCGCGATCGAGCACTTCCTCTACACGTCCTTCGAGCACGTCGGTGACGTCGTCAACGCTGACGTCCTGCGGCATGCGAAGACGCTCGCGCCGATGCTGCTGCGCAGCTTGAAGTCGTACGTCGGGTCGCAGTTCTCCGACGAGCGGCTGCGCCAGGTCCTGGGCTACCCGGCCGTCTTCCTGGGCGGGGCGCCCGAACGGATCCCCGCTCTGTACAGCCTGATGAGTCGGATGGACCTCGACGACGGCGTCCTCTACCCCCAGGGCGGATTCGCCGCGTTCGTCGACACCCTCGTCGCGCTCGCTCAAGCCAACGGCGTCGTCATCCAGACCGGTGCCACCGCGACGGCCATCACCACCACGGCCGGGGAGAACGGCTCCGCGACGCCTTCGGTGACGGGTGTGCGCTGGACCGACGACAGCGGCCGACAGGTCTGGAGCCCCGCCGATCTCGTCGTCGGAGCCGCCGATCTCCACCACGTCGAGACGCAGCTCCTCCCTGCGGCGTTGCAGAGCTACCCGGCCTCCTACTGGGAGAAGCAGGACCCGGGCCCCGGGGCGGTCCTGCTCTACCTCGGCGTGCAGGGCGAGCTCCCCGAACTGACCCATCACACGATGTTCTTCACCACCGACTGGCAGACCAACTTCGACGGCGTCCTGGGCGACCGTCGCGGCCGCAACAAGTATGTCCCCACTCCTGCGTCCTCCTATGTCTGCAAGCCCAGCGCCACCGACGCCGGTGTCGCGCCCGAGGGTCACGAGAACGTCTTCGTCCTCGTCCCTGTGCCCGCCGACGTCACCCTGGGACGCGGCGGTGAAGACGGTGCCGGTGACCCGGAGGTCGAGAAGATCGCCGACGCTGCGATCGCCCAGATCGCCGAGTGGGCCGGCGTCCCAGACCTCGCCGAGCGGATCGTGGTGCGCCGCACCGTCGGTCCTGGGGACTTCGCCGCGGACCTGAACGCCTGGTCCGGGACGATGCTCGGCCCCGGACACCGGCTGTCGCAGAGCGCCTTCTTCCGGACGAAGAACGCATCCAGGAAGGTCGACGGCCTTCTCTACGCCGGCTGCAGCACTCTGCCCGGCATCGGACTGCCCATGTGCCTGATCAGCGCCGAACTGGTGCTCAAGCGGGTCCGTGGCGACCGTCGCGGAGGAGCCCTGCCCGAGCCGTTCGCCCATTGCCCTGAGATGCCGAGCCGGGGGACGGACGTTCCCGAGAACGCCGGGGTGGAGGCGTGA